In one window of Solanum pennellii chromosome 2, SPENNV200 DNA:
- the LOC107011739 gene encoding polypyrimidine tract-binding protein homolog 1 isoform X1: MSTSGQQQFRYTQTPSKVLHLRNLPWDCSDEELVELCKPFGKIVNTKCNVGANRNQAFVEFADLNQAINMVSYYASSSEPAQVRGKTVYIQYSNRNEIVNNKSPGDVPGNVLLVTIEGVEAGDVSIDVIHLVFSAFGFVQKIATFEKAAGFQALIQFSDVGTASAAREALDGRSIPKYLLPEHVNHCHLRISYSAHTDLNIKFQSHRSRDYTNPYLPVNPTAMEGVLQPVVGPDGKKKEPESNVLFASLENMQYAVTVDVLNTVFSAFGTVQKIAIFEKNGQTQALVQYPDVTIAAAAKDALEGHCIYDGGYCKLHLSYSRHTDLNVQAYSDKSRDYTVPESSLLAMQQASAVHAAPAVWHNPQSGPVQSSAGYAATGAVPGQAPPPAWNPNLQGGGSTFPSAPTGYPGHSYAPPAYATGVHPIGSSQQTNHIATGSQPFTVSQPFHPSTMPPGGVPPPGHAPYHG, translated from the exons ATGTCAACATCCGGGCAACAGCAGTTCCGGTACACGCAGACACCGTCGAAAGTTCTTCACCTCCGGAATCTTCCATGGGATTGCAGCGATGAAGAGCTAGTAGAGCTTTGCAAGCCCTTTGGTAAAATTGTCAATACAAAGTGTAACGTCGGGGCCAATCGCAACCAAGCGTTTGTCGAATTT GCTGACCTTAATCAGGCAATCAATATGGTTTCATATTATGCTTCATCTTCAGAGCCTGCTCAAGTTCGTGGCAAGACGGTGTACATTCAATATTCTAACAGGAATGAAATTGTCAATAATAAGAGTCCGGGAGATGTTCCAGGAAATGTTTTGCTGGTGACTATCGAGGGTGTTGAAGCTGGTGATGTCAGTATCGATGTCATTCATTTG GTATTTTCAGCCTTTGGTTTTGTTCAAAAGATTGCTACTTTTGAAAAGGCTGCAGGTTTTCAG GCATTGATTCAATTTAGTGACGTTGGGACAGCATCTGCTGCTAGAGAGGCATTGGATGGGAGAAGTATACCAAA GTACCTGCTTCCAGAACATGTTAATCATTGTCACTTGCGCATCTCATATTCAGCACACACGGATCTTAATATCAAGTTTCAATCTCATCGAAGCAG GGACTACACAAACCCTTATCTCCCAGTAAATCCTACTGCAATGGAGGGGGTTCTTCAG CCTGTTGTAGGTCCAGATGGAAAGAAAAAGGAACCCGAGAGTAATGTGCTTTTTGCCTCGTTAGAAAATATGCAGTATGCTGTTACCGTTGATGTCCTTAACACG GTTTTTTCTGCATTTGGTACTGTTCAGAAGATCGCTATATTTGAGAAGAATGGTCAAACCCAGGCATTAGTTCAGTATCCTG ATGTAACAATTGCAGCTGCTGCAAAGGACGCTTTAGAGGGGCACTGCATATATGATGGTGGCTATTGTAAGCTTCATCTATCATACTCTCGTCATACTGATCTGAATGTACAG GCATACAGTGACAAAAGTAGAGACTACACAGTTCCAGAATCAAGTTTGCTTGCGATGCAACAAGCATCTGCAGTCCATGCCGCACCAGCTGTTTGGCATAATCCTCAGTCTGGTCCAGTGCAGTCATCAGCTGGCTATGCCGCTACTGGTGCTGTTCCTGGCCAAGCACCACCACCTGCATGGAATCCAAATTTGCAGGGTGGAGGATCAACCTTTCCATCGGCTCCTACCGGATATCCAGGCCATTCATATGCTCCACCAGCTTATGCAACTGGAGTACATCCTATTGGATCGTCACAGCAGACCAATCACATTGCTACTGGTAGTCAACCTTTTACTGTAAGTCAGCCTTTTCATCCATCAACCATGCCGCCTGGAGGTGTTCCTCCTCCTGGGCATGCACCTTATCATGGTTAA
- the LOC107011739 gene encoding polypyrimidine tract-binding protein homolog 1 isoform X2 encodes MSTSGQQQFRYTQTPSKVLHLRNLPWDCSDEELVELCKPFGKIVNTKCNVGANRNQAFVEFADLNQAINMVSYYASSSEPAQVRGKTVYIQYSNRNEIVNNKSPGDVPGNVLLVTIEGVEAGDVSIDVIHLVFSAFGFVQKIATFEKAAGFQALIQFSDVGTASAAREALDGRSIPKYLLPEHVNHCHLRISYSAHTDLNIKFQSHRSRDYTNPYLPVNPTAMEGVLQPVVGPDGKKKEPESNVLFASLENMQYAVTVDVLNTVFSAFGTVQKIAIFEKNGQTQALVQYPDVTIAAAAKDALEGHCIYDGGYCIQ; translated from the exons ATGTCAACATCCGGGCAACAGCAGTTCCGGTACACGCAGACACCGTCGAAAGTTCTTCACCTCCGGAATCTTCCATGGGATTGCAGCGATGAAGAGCTAGTAGAGCTTTGCAAGCCCTTTGGTAAAATTGTCAATACAAAGTGTAACGTCGGGGCCAATCGCAACCAAGCGTTTGTCGAATTT GCTGACCTTAATCAGGCAATCAATATGGTTTCATATTATGCTTCATCTTCAGAGCCTGCTCAAGTTCGTGGCAAGACGGTGTACATTCAATATTCTAACAGGAATGAAATTGTCAATAATAAGAGTCCGGGAGATGTTCCAGGAAATGTTTTGCTGGTGACTATCGAGGGTGTTGAAGCTGGTGATGTCAGTATCGATGTCATTCATTTG GTATTTTCAGCCTTTGGTTTTGTTCAAAAGATTGCTACTTTTGAAAAGGCTGCAGGTTTTCAG GCATTGATTCAATTTAGTGACGTTGGGACAGCATCTGCTGCTAGAGAGGCATTGGATGGGAGAAGTATACCAAA GTACCTGCTTCCAGAACATGTTAATCATTGTCACTTGCGCATCTCATATTCAGCACACACGGATCTTAATATCAAGTTTCAATCTCATCGAAGCAG GGACTACACAAACCCTTATCTCCCAGTAAATCCTACTGCAATGGAGGGGGTTCTTCAG CCTGTTGTAGGTCCAGATGGAAAGAAAAAGGAACCCGAGAGTAATGTGCTTTTTGCCTCGTTAGAAAATATGCAGTATGCTGTTACCGTTGATGTCCTTAACACG GTTTTTTCTGCATTTGGTACTGTTCAGAAGATCGCTATATTTGAGAAGAATGGTCAAACCCAGGCATTAGTTCAGTATCCTG ATGTAACAATTGCAGCTGCTGCAAAGGACGCTTTAGAGGGGCACTGCATATATGATGGTGGCTATT GCATACAGTGA
- the LOC107010473 gene encoding uncharacterized protein LOC107010473 — MVISCLFIYIQPNNANFLLRIQNKEKMNQNMVSFLIGIVGAAFTLGAYSQTWMTPTQSITTGLVTLMFGLLVREGFISL, encoded by the coding sequence ATGGTTATTAGTTGTCTCTTTATTTATATTCAACCAAACAATGCTAATTTTTTGCTAAGAatacaaaacaaagagaaaatgaaTCAGAACATGGTGTCGTTCTTGATCGGAATAGTTGGAGCGGCATTTACGCTTGGAGCATATTCGCAGACATGGATGACTCCAACACAAAGCATAACAACAGGTCTTGTTACTCTCATGTTTGGTCTTCTCGTCCGTGAAGGTTTCATCTCCCTTTag
- the LOC114076128 gene encoding pentatricopeptide repeat-containing protein At5g01110-like: MAVPKSQFPMAAARHLDVHKSTVRGITTCASLVNTTHLENSPISEPQHFANGSSTPPSEDTLLVQKILWNLKQCKSITNSLHGLNPSTFLEVLGNCRDNLHLAQKFINFVSVNCPNFKHCSSSLTATVHVLIRFKRVADVQGFILRMIRRTGVSRIEIVESVVSTYGVFGSNPYAFDLLIRTCVQARKIREAVEVF, encoded by the coding sequence ATGGCAGTCCCAAAAAGCCAATTTCCCATGGCAGCAGCACGACACCTAGATGTTCACAAATCCACCGTTAGAGGCATAACAACTTGTGCTTCACTTGTAAACACGACCCACTTAGAAAATTCGCCTATTTCTGAACCACAACACTTTGCAAATGGCTCTTCAACCCCACCATCTGAAGACACATTACTAGTCCAGAAAATCTTGTGGAATCTTAAACAATGTAAGTCAATAACCAATTCTTTACATGGTTTAAACCCGTCTACTTTTCTTGAAGTTCTTGGTAATTGTCGTGATAATTTGCATTTAGCACAGAAATTCATTAACTTTGTTTCTGTAAATTGTCCTAATTTCAAACATTGCTCGAGTTCATTGACTGCTACTGTACATGTGTTAATTAGGTTTAAGAGGGTAGCTGATGTACAGGGTTTTATCTTAAGGATGATCAGAAGAACTGGGGTTTCAAGAATTGAGATTGTGGAATCTGTGGTGTCAACTTATGGGGTATTTGGGTCGAATCCATATGCTTTTGATTTGCTGATTAGGACTTGTGTACAAGCTAGGAAGATTAGGGAGGCTGTAGAAGTATTTTAG
- the LOC107010169 gene encoding casparian strip membrane protein 3-like, with translation MGGSEAGDDSKDSKPKGNRGISFLDFIMRIVAILGTLGSAIAMGTTNETLPSFEQFIRFKAEYKDLPTFTFFVVANGIVSAYLAVSLVLSILHIVMSGARITRVVLIFFDTVMMAFLTSGASAAAAIVYLAHKGNARANWIAICQHYNSFCDRASGSLVGSFIGVLVFLLLIILSALAL, from the exons ATGGGTGGTAGTGAAGCTGGAGATGATTCAAAAGATTCAAAGCCAAAGGGGAACAGAGgaatttcttttcttgattttattatgaGAATTGTTGCCATTTTAGGTACCTTAGGAAGTGCAATTGCCATGGGAACAACTAATGAAACCCTTCCCTCCTTCGAGCAGTTCATTAGGTTTAAGGCTGAGTACAAGGACCTTCCTACTTTTAC GTTCTTTGTGGTAGCTAATGGCATAGTTAGCGCGTACCTCGCTGTATCTCTTGTCCTATCCATTTTGCACATTGTGATGAGTGGTGCAAGAATAACAAGGGTAGTGTTGATCTTCTTTGATACGGTGATGATGGCATTTTTAACATCTGGAGCATCAGCTGCGGCAGCCATAGTGTATTTGGCACACAAGGGAAATGCTCGTGCTAATTGGATTGCTATTTGCCAGCACTACAACTCTTTCTGCGATCGTGCATCTGGCTCTTTGGTTGGATCCTTCATTGGAGTTCTTGTGTTTTTGCTGCTCATCATATTGTCAGCTCTGGCCCTTTGA
- the LOC107011981 gene encoding pentatricopeptide repeat-containing protein At5g15300 isoform X2, translating to MIKKTIASRSSNLHRQSSLWSKCKDLQSLKQIHALMIINGFNSNRIALRELIYASAVTFSASIHYAHKLFAQITQPDLFMWNTVLRGSAQSHRPSLAVSVYTHMEKDSIRPDSYTFPFLLKACTKLSWLVSGLTVHGKIVKHGFESNKFARNTLIYFHANVGDIRIAGQLFDGSAKRDVVAWSALTAGYARRGELDAARRLFDDMPVKDLVSWNVMITGYVKQGKMDNARELFDIVPKRDVVTWNAMISGYVLCGENEKALKMYEEMRGAGEYPDEVTMLHLLSACTDSAFLDVGEQIHRSIIEMGAGELSIFLGNALVDMYARCGSIRKALEVFQGMREKDVSSWNIIILGLAFHGHSEECISLFEDMRRMKYIPNEITFVGVLVACSHAGKVDDGREYFSMMRTDYNIETNIRHYGCMVDMLARAGLLNEAFEFINTMEIKPNAIIWRTLLGACKVHSNVELGRYANEQLLELGREDSGDYVLLSNIYASRDEWDGVERVRKLMDDNGVWKEPGCTLIEADDYDVKNFCFDSK from the exons ATGATCAAAAAGACAATAGCAAGCAGGAGTTCAAATCTTCACCGACAATCATCACTATGGAGCAAATGCAAAGATCTCCAATCCCTAAAGCAAATTCATGCTTTGATGATCATCAATGGCTTCAACTCCAATCGCATTGCTCTCAGGGAGCTAATATATGCTTCTGCTGTTACTTTCTCTGCATCTATACACTATGCCCACAAGCTGTTTGCTCAAATTACTCAACCAGATCTCTTCATGTGGAACACTGTGCTTAGAGGCTCAGCTCAGAGTCACAGGCCTTCTCTTGCTGTTTCCGTTTATACCCACATGGAAAAAGATTCCATACGTCCGGATAGTTATACTTTTCCGTTTCTACTCAAGGCATGTACCAAGCTTTCTTGGCTTGTTTCTGGCCTTACCGTACATGGAAAAATTGTTAAACATGGGTTTGAATCTAATAAATTTGCGAGGAATACCCTTATATATTTTCACGCTAATGTTGGAGATATAAGAATAGCAGGCCAACTTTTTGATGGTTCTGCTAAGAGGGACGTTGTTGCTTGGTCTGCTTTGACGGCTGGATATGCGAGAAGAGGGGAATTGGATGCGGCAAGGAGGCTTTTTGATGATATGCCGGTTAAAGACTTGGTTTCTTGGAATGTAATGATCACTGGGTATGTGAAGCAAGGGAAGATGGATAATGCGAGGGAGTTGTTTGATATTGTGCCAAAGAGGGATGTTGTGACTTGGAATGCCATGATTTCTGGATATGTGCTTTGTGGAGAAAATGAGAAGGCTTTGAAAATGTATGAAGAGATGAGAGGTGCAGGGGAATACCCTGATGAAGTCACCATGTTGCACCTTTTATCCGCTTGCACGGATTCAGCATTCTTGGATGTTGGCGAGCAGATACATCGATCAATTATTGAGATGGGTGCAGGCGAGTTAAGCATATTTCTCGGTAATGCACTTGTAGACATGTATGCTAGGTGTGGCAGCATTAGGAAGGCACTTGAAGTGTTTCAAGGCATGAGAGAGAAGGACGTGTCGTCTTGGAACATAATTATATTAGGATTAGCTTTCCATGGTCATTCTGAAGAATGTATCTCTCTTTTTGAAGATATGAGGAGAATGAAGTATATCCCTAATGAAATTACTTTTGTTGGTGTATTAGTTGCTTGTAGTCACGCTGGTAAAGTTGATGATGGCCGAGAATATTTCAGCATGATGAGAACTGACTACAATATTGAGACAAACATAAGGCACTATGGTTGTATGGTGGATATGCTAGCGCGTGCAGGACTATTGAATGAAGCGTTTGAATTCATAAACACGATGGAGATTAAACCAAATGCTATTATATGGAGAACACTGCTAGGAGCTTGTAAAGTTCATTCCAATGTCGAGCTGGGAAGGTATGCTAATGAGCAGTTGCTTGAATTGGGAAGGGAAGACAGTGGGGACTATGTCTTGCTGTCTAATATCTATGCGTCGAGGGATGAATGGGATGGTGTTGAAAGGGTGAGGAAGTTGATGGATGACAATGGGGTTTGGAAAGAACCTGGTTGTACTTTAATTGAGGCTGATGATTATGATGTCAAGAATTTTTGTTTCGATTCCAA GTGA
- the LOC107011981 gene encoding pentatricopeptide repeat-containing protein At5g15300 isoform X1, giving the protein MIKKTIASRSSNLHRQSSLWSKCKDLQSLKQIHALMIINGFNSNRIALRELIYASAVTFSASIHYAHKLFAQITQPDLFMWNTVLRGSAQSHRPSLAVSVYTHMEKDSIRPDSYTFPFLLKACTKLSWLVSGLTVHGKIVKHGFESNKFARNTLIYFHANVGDIRIAGQLFDGSAKRDVVAWSALTAGYARRGELDAARRLFDDMPVKDLVSWNVMITGYVKQGKMDNARELFDIVPKRDVVTWNAMISGYVLCGENEKALKMYEEMRGAGEYPDEVTMLHLLSACTDSAFLDVGEQIHRSIIEMGAGELSIFLGNALVDMYARCGSIRKALEVFQGMREKDVSSWNIIILGLAFHGHSEECISLFEDMRRMKYIPNEITFVGVLVACSHAGKVDDGREYFSMMRTDYNIETNIRHYGCMVDMLARAGLLNEAFEFINTMEIKPNAIIWRTLLGACKVHSNVELGRYANEQLLELGREDSGDYVLLSNIYASRDEWDGVERVRKLMDDNGVWKEPGCTLIEADDYDVKNFCFDSKCKHP; this is encoded by the coding sequence ATGATCAAAAAGACAATAGCAAGCAGGAGTTCAAATCTTCACCGACAATCATCACTATGGAGCAAATGCAAAGATCTCCAATCCCTAAAGCAAATTCATGCTTTGATGATCATCAATGGCTTCAACTCCAATCGCATTGCTCTCAGGGAGCTAATATATGCTTCTGCTGTTACTTTCTCTGCATCTATACACTATGCCCACAAGCTGTTTGCTCAAATTACTCAACCAGATCTCTTCATGTGGAACACTGTGCTTAGAGGCTCAGCTCAGAGTCACAGGCCTTCTCTTGCTGTTTCCGTTTATACCCACATGGAAAAAGATTCCATACGTCCGGATAGTTATACTTTTCCGTTTCTACTCAAGGCATGTACCAAGCTTTCTTGGCTTGTTTCTGGCCTTACCGTACATGGAAAAATTGTTAAACATGGGTTTGAATCTAATAAATTTGCGAGGAATACCCTTATATATTTTCACGCTAATGTTGGAGATATAAGAATAGCAGGCCAACTTTTTGATGGTTCTGCTAAGAGGGACGTTGTTGCTTGGTCTGCTTTGACGGCTGGATATGCGAGAAGAGGGGAATTGGATGCGGCAAGGAGGCTTTTTGATGATATGCCGGTTAAAGACTTGGTTTCTTGGAATGTAATGATCACTGGGTATGTGAAGCAAGGGAAGATGGATAATGCGAGGGAGTTGTTTGATATTGTGCCAAAGAGGGATGTTGTGACTTGGAATGCCATGATTTCTGGATATGTGCTTTGTGGAGAAAATGAGAAGGCTTTGAAAATGTATGAAGAGATGAGAGGTGCAGGGGAATACCCTGATGAAGTCACCATGTTGCACCTTTTATCCGCTTGCACGGATTCAGCATTCTTGGATGTTGGCGAGCAGATACATCGATCAATTATTGAGATGGGTGCAGGCGAGTTAAGCATATTTCTCGGTAATGCACTTGTAGACATGTATGCTAGGTGTGGCAGCATTAGGAAGGCACTTGAAGTGTTTCAAGGCATGAGAGAGAAGGACGTGTCGTCTTGGAACATAATTATATTAGGATTAGCTTTCCATGGTCATTCTGAAGAATGTATCTCTCTTTTTGAAGATATGAGGAGAATGAAGTATATCCCTAATGAAATTACTTTTGTTGGTGTATTAGTTGCTTGTAGTCACGCTGGTAAAGTTGATGATGGCCGAGAATATTTCAGCATGATGAGAACTGACTACAATATTGAGACAAACATAAGGCACTATGGTTGTATGGTGGATATGCTAGCGCGTGCAGGACTATTGAATGAAGCGTTTGAATTCATAAACACGATGGAGATTAAACCAAATGCTATTATATGGAGAACACTGCTAGGAGCTTGTAAAGTTCATTCCAATGTCGAGCTGGGAAGGTATGCTAATGAGCAGTTGCTTGAATTGGGAAGGGAAGACAGTGGGGACTATGTCTTGCTGTCTAATATCTATGCGTCGAGGGATGAATGGGATGGTGTTGAAAGGGTGAGGAAGTTGATGGATGACAATGGGGTTTGGAAAGAACCTGGTTGTACTTTAATTGAGGCTGATGATTATGATGTCAAGAATTTTTGTTTCGATTCCAAGTGTAAACACCCTTGA